The Acidiferrobacteraceae bacterium genome contains a region encoding:
- the speE gene encoding polyamine aminopropyltransferase, protein MGTEKITPDSWYTEICREGGSALSLQIRSKIHDEQTPYQHLEIYETEKYGRLMTLDGLVMLTGRDNFIYHEMLVHPALFTHPAPKKVLIIGGGDCGCLLETLKHPGVERAELVELDEQVTRAAEKYFPELCASNNDPRASLNFVDGIKWIAEAGAGSYDVILIDSTDPVGPATGLFTESFYRNCLQALGPDGVLAAQSESPLFHRDIIKDMRSAMDAAGFPHLATLHFPQSTYPSGWWTVTLASKSVNPTDFRRTQTQDSGVQTQYYSSALHQGAMALPPFLRKHLGLP, encoded by the coding sequence ATGGGTACAGAGAAGATCACTCCTGATTCCTGGTATACCGAGATCTGCCGCGAAGGTGGCTCCGCCCTGTCTCTCCAGATCAGGAGCAAGATCCATGACGAGCAGACCCCGTATCAGCACCTGGAGATCTACGAGACCGAGAAATACGGCCGGCTGATGACCCTGGATGGCCTGGTGATGCTGACCGGCCGGGACAACTTCATCTACCACGAGATGCTCGTGCATCCGGCGCTGTTCACCCACCCGGCACCGAAAAAGGTACTGATCATTGGTGGCGGCGACTGTGGCTGCCTGCTGGAGACCCTGAAGCATCCGGGTGTGGAGCGGGCCGAGCTGGTGGAACTGGATGAACAGGTAACGCGGGCAGCGGAAAAGTATTTTCCCGAACTGTGCGCCTCGAACAACGACCCTCGCGCCAGCCTTAACTTCGTCGATGGCATCAAATGGATCGCCGAGGCCGGAGCGGGATCCTACGATGTCATCCTGATCGACTCCACGGACCCGGTGGGACCTGCAACGGGCCTGTTTACCGAGTCATTCTACCGAAACTGCCTGCAGGCCCTGGGCCCGGACGGCGTGCTGGCGGCGCAAAGCGAGTCACCCCTGTTCCATCGCGACATCATTAAGGATATGCGCTCCGCCATGGATGCCGCCGGATTCCCCCACCTGGCCACCCTGCATTTTCCGCAAAGCACTTATCCCTCAGGCTGGTGGACCGTGACGCTGGCGAGCAAATCGGTGAATCCCACCGATTTCCGCCGCACGCAAACCCAGGATTCCGGAGTGCAGACCCAGTACTACAGCAGCGCCTTGCATCAGGGCGCCATGGCCCTTCCTCCCTTCCTCCGAAAGCACCTCGGTCTCCCCTAG